The Haloterrigena turkmenica DSM 5511 nucleotide sequence GACGAGGAGTACGAGCACATCGAATCGATCCACCCGGTCGGCCGTATCGGCGAGCCCGGCGATGTCGCCGGCGTCGCGACGTTCCTCGCCAGCGACGACGCGGCGTTCGTCACCGGCACCCACCTCGTCGTCGACGGCGGCCGCTCGGCGGTTCTGCAGGACAACTACCTACCCGACTACGCCGCAGAGTGACATCATATCCCCTACGAACGAGACGAATCGGATAGCGCCTAGCTAATCTGATCTACTCCTATTCTGAAACGAATCTAGCAATTATCTGATTAATGCACGCCGATCGTCGGTAGTCTTGACAACTATTGGATGCCAGGAACTGATGCCTATCGATATTAGTTTAACGACTCAATCACAAGGTTGCTCTGTTCAGACCCCACGAATGACACAGAAACTACCTTTGAACCCGAATCAGTGGCGTCCCGAATATCATTTCTCGCCATCCGAAGGATGGCTGAACGATCCCAACGGACTGGTGTATTGCGACGGCGTGTACCACATGTTCTACCAAGCTGGCGAGCACCGACGGCGGTGGGACCACGCCACGAGCGAAGACCTTCTCTCGTGGTCCGAACAAGGAACAAAGATCCAGGATACCCAGTCCGTTCAGTCGTTCTCCGGCGGAGCAGTCGTCGACCGTGGCGATACTGCAGACTTCGGCGAAAATACTCTCGTGTTTACGTACACAGGCCACCACGATGACGGGACTGAGGATCAGAGACTGGCGTACAGCACGGACATCGGGGATACTGTCCGTACGTACAACGCGAATCCGATAATCGAGAGCGCGACCGGGGACTTCCGAGATCCCAACGCGTTTTGGTACGAACCGGACGCGAGCTGGCGTATGGTCGTCAGTCGCGTTGAGGGAACTAGAGACCGACCCGCGGGAATCGAGGTCTACAGTTCTGATAACCTCCGTGACTGGGCGTACGAGAGCACCTACCGGGACACCGACGGAGAAGAGTGGGAGTGTCCGAGCCTGTTCGAGTTACCGGTGGAGAGAACGGCAGAGTCGAGGTGGGTGATGATCGTCTCGTCAATCGAGAACTGTTCCGTCGAGTACCACATCGGACATTTCAACGGGACGGAGTTCGTCGCTGAGGACGTGATTCTTGCGGACTATGGGTATGACTTCTACGCCGCCCAGAACTGGGAAAATCCCCCAAGACATGGGGAGCTGGTCGTTTCCTGGATGAATAACTGGGCCTACGCTGATAACGGACCTAATCCTGGCTGGAGAGGCGTCATGACAATTCCAAGAACAATAGCGCTCCACAACGTGAACGGTGATGTCAAGGTACACCAGTACCCCGCAGCTGAGGTAGCCCGGATGCGGAAGAATGTGATTACCGATCTCTCGCAGGAGACGGTCGTGCCGGACGAAAACCCTCTGGAGCAGGTAGACATCGGGAATCGAACGCTCGATATCGTTGCGACCGTCGACCCACGGAACGCCGACACAGTGGAGTTTCGTGTCTGTGAAGGGAGGACTCAGGCAAGCAGCATCGTCTACGATACAGTAAACGAGGAGCTGCACTTCGACCGGACGAACGCGGGAGCGTTCTTCGACAATGACGCCTATGGAACGACGTCAATGCCCCTAAAACTGCGTGAGGACGGAACGGTCAAACTCCGTATCCTGATCGATCGGTGTTCAGTGGAACTGTTCGCCAACGATGGTCGCCGCACGATGACGAATTTGGTGTATCCCGACCGTGAGAGTACCGGAGTCTCATTCTCTTCGGAGGGGGGTGCCGCCGAGGTCGAACGCCTGATGGTTTACGGGTTAGAAACGTCGTAATGCTAATATCCCTATCTGCGACCACCTCCGTGATCGTCTCAAACATGATGCCTGAAAGACTGCGGGTAAGGTAGGGACTAGAAGTAACAGCGTGATCCGGAAGATAGTGCTGGCAATGAGCAGCCCGACAACGGTAGCTAAGTGGTACCCAACGACGGCCTTCCACTCGGCCTATACCTGCACGACAACAGCTGACTCAGTATTGCGTTGATTGAAGAACACCAGTCCCTCGGTTCCGACAGTCCTTTTCATGTCGAGGAAGTCACTCTCATGTTGGCAAATGATGAGTTCGCAGGCGTCGGCAGTTCGATAGTCGGGATCTGAATGACGAGTACGTCTAGCAGCGCCCAGCGATACGGTCTGTGGGCCAGAGCTGCTCTCGATGGATTCAAGGAGCGCACCTCTACTACGACGAACGAACGGATTGTCGTCCACCGCAAGTACAGTACGCAAGACATCGAAGTACGGACAGTATCCGAGTGGTGCTCATTGGTTCATTGCGACGATATTGACCTCGGCAGTGAGGACCTCGACATCGATGCTTGAAGTCTCCGTCAACGGCTAAAAGCGTCCACACTCCACTATACCTAGAAGACGACTGATCGCCCGGAATCGAAGCGTGGACCGACCACGCGACCGGGGATTCGCTTCGGAGACACAAGCGATTCTTCGCTTGATTGGCGTGAAACGCTCTCACCAAGCAATCTGGCACTGGGTACATCGGCTGGCTGACAGCGTTCCAGACCCGCCGACAGCGAAGCCGTCACGGGTCGCTATCGATAAAACAGCTGTCAAGATCAACGGCGGCTAGTCTTGGGAGTAACCCACAATAGACCTTGACTCACGGCTAATTCTCGATATCGCAGTGTTCGGACGACGAGGCACTGATCCAGCCGCTGCGTTCCTGCATAAATTGACCGAGAAACACGATCTCTCCACGGCTGTGT carries:
- a CDS encoding glycoside hydrolase family 32 protein, which codes for MTQKLPLNPNQWRPEYHFSPSEGWLNDPNGLVYCDGVYHMFYQAGEHRRRWDHATSEDLLSWSEQGTKIQDTQSVQSFSGGAVVDRGDTADFGENTLVFTYTGHHDDGTEDQRLAYSTDIGDTVRTYNANPIIESATGDFRDPNAFWYEPDASWRMVVSRVEGTRDRPAGIEVYSSDNLRDWAYESTYRDTDGEEWECPSLFELPVERTAESRWVMIVSSIENCSVEYHIGHFNGTEFVAEDVILADYGYDFYAAQNWENPPRHGELVVSWMNNWAYADNGPNPGWRGVMTIPRTIALHNVNGDVKVHQYPAAEVARMRKNVITDLSQETVVPDENPLEQVDIGNRTLDIVATVDPRNADTVEFRVCEGRTQASSIVYDTVNEELHFDRTNAGAFFDNDAYGTTSMPLKLREDGTVKLRILIDRCSVELFANDGRRTMTNLVYPDRESTGVSFSSEGGAAEVERLMVYGLETS